TGGTAACATTGTTTTACCGTGGAAACGGAAGAGGCGAATTTATTTTTCCAGTCAAAATTTTAGACGCTGCAACAGAGCAGAGTTTTTTAGATGCCGTCAGTACCCTCCTTGGCGCATTGGCTGGTAAATACAGTAGATATTTGGAAGCGATACAAACATGGATATGTTTCATCTTCTTCCTTTGCcgacaaaataatttcaatgaccGTTTTCTGTCTAGTAATTTTTCAAGTCAAACTCCAAGCAGTATGCCCTGTATCATTTTTCTTTTGCGGGACTGCATCATTAACTGGAATGTGTGTTTGCAGAGTGGTTTGGTAGTTCAGCTGCCCCAGCATTGCGTGCTCACTATGGAAGAGCCCGAATCAAAGAAGCAAATAAATGAGGAATGCATCATAAACCGCCTCCCAGGCGACCTCATTGAGCGGATATTTTTCAGGCTTCCAGTGAGCACTTTGTTGACGTGCCGCGGCGTCTGCAAGCAGTGGCAGAACTTCATCCGGGATCCACAGTTTGCCGCATCACACCTCCAGCTTGCACCCAGTTATGCTCTTCTGTTCTTCCCGCAAGGTTTGGTTTCCGGCGTGCTCTACCCTAGTGATGCTATCCTAATTGATGAGGCCTGGTCACCGTCGACATGTGCGGTGCCAGTGATTGGTCCTGATGATTTCCTTTTTGGTTCATGCAATGGCCTTCTTGGGTCATACACAAAGACATCAACGATCAAGATTGCTAACCTTGCAACTGGTGAATGTCTGCATCTTGAGAAACCTTCCAAGAATGTGAAAGGTGATCACTACTGTTTCTACAGCTTTGGGTTTCATCCCGTGACAAAAGAATACAAGATCACACACTTCCTTGGTGACTGCGTTAATGGTCGCCCCCATAATAAAGACAGGTTCAACATCATTCAAGTTTACACGCTTGGTGATGAGAAATGGAAAGATATCCGCACTCCAGAACCTCTTAGCTTGATCAGTGTGAGAAACTCTGGAGTTGTCAATGTTGATGGCAAAATGTATTGGTTAACTGAAGACATGCTAGTTAGCTGGCAGCATGCAGTTATTTCCTTTGATCTCAGTGAAGAAAGTTTTGCGACTATACAACTGCCGGCAGAGCGTGAAGATCAGGATCGTTATGGTCCTCGTAAGTTCTGGATCAGAGAAATGCATGGCAAAATATGCATACTAACTGCTCAACCAAGTCGTTATGATCCCAGAGCTCTTCTTGGTGAGCTGCAGATCTGGACACTTGAGAACACGGTAGAGCAACAAAGGTGGAGCAAGAAGTACAATATTAAGAACCCACCAAATTACATTCCAGGTCCACATTCTGTTCACAGGGATAGGATCATGACGCAACTTTACAACAGCGTGTGTTCATATGAGTTGTTTAGTGAAAACTTCGAGATTGATTTGAGCAAGAAGCTGAAGCTGTTTGATTCCAAACCCCGTTGGATGTACAACATGCAATCCTACATCGTTGTGAAATCACTTGTATCTTTAGATGTATATAAAAAGGCTGGCATTGTGCGCAGACCGAAACAGCAAGTAGGCTGGGAATTGAAGAAGTGGAAGGCATGGGAGGATAAGCGTCGTGAGGCAGAGGATATACGGTACCGTGTCCACAAACACGAGCATGCCTTATTTGTATGTTGGCCAAACTGTTATTAGCCTTCAACCTTGATGAATGTTCCTTATTTTGGAAATTTTGACAAACCGCTAACTTGCCACTTTGTAGGGAAACGCAGAAAAAATGGGTAAAATGTATCAGTCTTTGCAGGATAAGCCACATGATGTAGCAGAACGTCTACGCGCAGAACTCAATCAGGTGTTGCAGGACATGCCACATAATCCAAGTCAGGTGATTCTCTACAGAAATGGTAGAATCGAGGGTACCACACTTTTCACATTTTAGTTAAAAAGATCCATAATTATCTGACGGCAAAGGCGTAACAAGATTTTTTTTCTTGAGAAAACGCAAAGCTTGCATCTTGATGCCTTGAcagaaaaaatatagttacaaggCATAAGACTAGGCCAAACAACTGACCACTCAAGACAAGACCACAACTAACAACCACCGGACATACATTACAACCAACGCCACAAAACTATTTTAAGTGTGTTGTAACTAGTGCGTTAACAAGTGTTTTGGAAATTTCCAATAGCCAAAGTCCCCCCGGAGGCTTAATTGGGTGGAGCAGAAGCAGGACTATGAGAAGTTGATGGCCCGTTCAGTGAAACTGAAAGAAAGGGCTCAGGTACAGTTTGCTTGCATTTGTTGATTTGCTAGCAAACATTATTTACTACTGTTGTTGAAGTATGTCAAATTTGACAAACTTGACCTTCGTATAGGTCATGAAGCAGGCACATGATAACATCTTGAGTATCATCGCAAGTTTTAAGTCGGATAAGGTGAACTTTTGCGGGTTTAAACTTTTAAATTATCCATGTTTTCTGCAACAACCTGCCAGCTTGTTACTCGTTTCTTTTTTGGCTACTTGTCTCATTTGCCATAATAATGAAGCCAATTAACTTATTTTCAGAAATAAGCAGCTTAACTGGGTTCTCTATtcatataaaaataaatgaatgaCTTGCATGTTCTCGAAAGAAATAAATGAATGTCTTGCCCACTAAAATGTGACTATTTTCCACACCAAACGTAATCTTAACAACTGCTTGTATGTTTTACTTTTTGACAGCTGTGCAACTTTGTTTAATTGAAGTTGTCTACTCTTATTCAACTCACCGTGCACTTAATCTAGCAGTTCACATATTTTACATCGTATGGAAATTAATTTATTCACTACGGTTTAAATACATGCAGTCAAAAAACTTCATGTCATGCTTTTTATTTTAAAGAGTATATTCAGCATCCTAAAAAAGTTATATTCTCTTATTTAATATTGCAAACCCAACATGCATATGTAAGCCTTGTCTAGTACtcactccattcctaaatatacgACGTTCTGGTAGTTCAAATTGAACtaccaaaacgtcatatatttagaaatggagggactAGTTGCCTAGTTCTGTAAATTTCATGTTCTTGCATGCATTTGCAGTTTCATGTTTGCTGGAATACTTTGTACATGATGAGCAATGAGCATAGTCGTGCTAAGTAAGCATTGGATTATTTTTTCGATTGTGCATCAGTAACTATAATGGATCATCATAAGCATGGAGTGAGTAGCCAAGAAGATCATTGTTACCATCCGTTACAAAATTTCACTTTCATCTGTATTGTTCTGGTTTTGAACTTCTCATCCTGAAATTTAGCAACAATGTGCCCCTTGTTTACTGTTAGAGAAGAACTATGAGGATATACGATAGTATGTCTCTTCTTTTATTGGAATTCTAAATGTTTCGTGTTAGCACATGGGATGAAGTAGCGAACACTTTCTTGTATTTGATATCCTGATCCATATTCACTTTTGGCAGGGTAAATCAGCTGctggcgcttcttcttcttcttccattgccCGTGTTgacgagaagaaggaagaagagaacATTTAAAATTGCACTTAGCTATCTGGGGCACTTCTTGTTATTGTCTCTATTTCATCCTGAGAGATCCTGtaacctctgccaaggaggctctTGCCCCCTTCGATTGGATGCGCGCAGCCGTTGTTCGTAGTCTGATTTAGCCTCTCGCTCCATCAGTTGCTTGTTGTCATTACATTGCACTTTGAGGTTTCTAGTTTCTATAAATGTTCAGCACAAAATGCCGCTTGGCTGAGAGATCCAACAGGAACGATGGCCTTGCCTTAAACAGGAATAATGATATGATTTGCAATGTTTTAAATACTTGGGATTAAGTGTCAGGCTTCATGCTTGCTCTCTGCGCTGTAGTTCTCTTATTAGTTCTCACGATATGCATCTGAATATCTGATGTTGTGGATTAACCTGGGACTTGAGAACTTATCATGGCATTCTTCTTAGGTCGCTTAGACTCTTCCTACGGTCCAACTATTGCGTCTTTTTGGTCCCGAGTGATTGCTAGCTTTTCCAGCCAGTAAGCCGGTGGTTTATggctttttttttaaataatacattttttattaattttcataaatattacgctggataaaaaaaattcaaaaataataagtcggcccacagcaggccgattggattccagtcagCCTACAGCTgcccgactggcccctgtcggcccactgtgggcggGCCGACTgaagctaattggctcgctgtgggctaattgtttttgcaaaaaaagtaggcataaaaaatatatgtttaaaaaaatgttaatcatgtaattaaaaaatgttaaatgtgtataaaaaaatgtttctgatgtataaaaaaatgtacaatatatatgcaaaaaagttgacataaaaaatatgttttaaaaagtgttaaccatgtatttaaaaattgttaaatgtgtgtataaaaaatgtttcttatttatacaaaaaatatagaatgtgtatgaaaaaaagttgacaccaaaaaaaaatgtttgaaaagttgacattttttcaaatacatgattaaaaattgttaaatgtgtgtataaaaaatgtttcttatctattcaaaaaatatagaatgtgtatgaaaaaaagttgacaccaaaaaaatatgtttgaaaaaaatgttccagtTCCATACAAAAAGAGCAAGCAATCATgcttaggtccgtgatgctcccataccggatcaGGAGCtgcaacatttttttatacacgtttaacctttcattccaatacatgaaacatttttgtgtactcattgaacattttttcaaatacatgattaacatttttttcaaacataattttttggtgtcaactttttttatacacattctatattttttgtatagataaggaacattttttcaaatacatgattaacattttttttaaacatatttttttggtgtcaactttttttcatacacattctatattttttgtatagataaggaacattttttatacacacatttaacaatttttaaatacatgattaacactttttaaaacatatttttagtcAACATTTTTGCacatatattgtacattttttgtatacatcaggaacatttttttatacacgtttaacattttttaattacataattaatatttttttaaacatatattttttatgcctactttttttgcaaaaacaattagcccacagcgagtcAATTAGCTCCAGtacccaatcagcccacagtgggccgataggggccagtcggccagctgtaggccgactggagtccaatcggcctgctgtgggccgactaggcggggccgacggtgtattatttttgaaaaaaaatacccagcgtaatatttatgaaaattaataaaaaaatgtattatttaaaaaaaatagctgGTTTATGTATCTGACATCTATCTGCTGTTATGTTCGAACATCTGAACCGACTATTGCCGCTATGAACATCTACTGAAGTTTCATAGAACATCTGGACGTGCAAAACCAACCTTGTGCATGAATTACAATTGCCTCCCATACTAATGTTATGCAAGTTTCCAATTTGAGAAACAGTGTCTTTTTTTTCTGAAGAAAATCATTCAAGGCAGAGGAAGCAATTTATGTCATCTTTGCATTATACCATTGTCATGGTCTTGATGAATCACGTGAGAACTCGCTTACAATACCAACTAGATAAGTGGCGCGCGTTGCCCGCCTCACGGCGAGCAACTCACATGGAAAAACCATTTGCACCAGAACATAACCAAAACAAAACAATCACAAGGAAACATGTTTGTACACTTGGTTCTACAATCAACATATCCACAAGGTAAGCTATACTACACTACCTCTGATTCTCAGTAGCTTTGTCATTCTGctctagtcctggccatctcaggcccggccctgtcggcccacccaggcccggccctaaaatccagggcctaggcccgatgggcttgcccgtgggccgggcttgggcctgagttttgagcccatcagcagggcctggacgggcttgggcttggcatgttggcattttaaggaagaggcccggcccacggccctaagccctaagggcttttcagggctttttaccagatgggccgggcttgggcttgaaaagtaggcccgatgaaagggcctgggcctcagttttctgccgtgggcttttttaggcccggcccaaccccggcccggcccggcccatggccagatatattCTGCTCCACCAAAAAAGCCTACATGGTGAATCACATTGGGTTTGGTTCATCTTTTTGCTGCCAAGCAGGTCCAAGGTGTAAGTCTGCAGCCAGACCAACACATATTAAGCATGACAAACAATATTGAAAAAACAAATTTGAACAGATGAGATACCATTTGAATATATGAATATGAATAGGCATCTCGTCTTTTCGACACTAACTTCAGAAAACAGACGGCAACAAAAAGACTCTGACCAACTGCTGACCAAAGGAGAAACATGCTTTCAAAGTCCAAAAATCACAATTACCTTCCATGGCAATAAAAAAAGTACCATAGGCATCCACACTGGGTCACATTTTTTTAGTGCATACCAACAAAAAACCAGAAAATAGATCATACTGAATTTTTTATTTCTGGCTTTGGATGACCTAAGAACATATATACTAAACACAAATAGTTCAATAGACCATACTTGTTTGGGGAACCTTTACCATGAAACAACCTAATCAGAAAAATTTTAGTAGCTCCGCACTGATAAACTTTGTAGGAatagaactgaagaatgaaaaTGAATCTAGGTCAACACTGAAATATAGGGAAAATTTCTAGCTTGTTCCCACAATAAAGATCGATACTGCAACTCAAGATATACAACATGGTTACGTCTCTGGTATTTGCATCTCAATCAGCCTATTCACTTCAACTAACTTGGAGGAGAAATGGAGGAGATCGTGAGTACTGACGAATATGGCCAAGGTCTAAAGATACTAATCACAATCACAATTCCCTCTGGAGGATAACTGATTACCACAGACATGTGGGGAAGAAGGTCGCAGCTCACCTACTAAATAGAGCTGGCATAAAAAGAAGTAGGAGCTCATCATTTTCCATACTTGAACATGCCACTACCATCCAATTAACATTCGATTACTCCTGAAAAATTGTAAAGCAAACAAAAATTAATGCTCTGTGATTGACCATCAAGAATTAGAAAACAAATTCTTATAACCGAAGGTGCTGCATAAAAACTAATGCTTTATTACTCCTATATGTGATTTTTTTTCCAGCCAATACACATTCCAGTTCTTTTTATTCTTATACACACAGCATGTATAAGAATTTGTTTTTATGCAGCACCTTCTGTGCATAAAACAAATGCTTGAACATGCCACTACCAGCCAATTAACATTCCACTTCTATCTTAAATAACCATGACGCTAATTGCAGAATGACACAAAGCATCAATAATCCATCCGATGATATATATCAGTAAAAATGAGAAAAACATATCTATATGAATAATCAGAAGGAGTTAATGGGAGGGAGAAGCATACCTAGCAGAAATCCGCACCGCCATGTTAGGTTTGGTTGAGACGGACAATGATTGAGCACTGGAATAAATGTACACGGACCTGCAAGCACCATGGAGTACAATCTCACAACCAAATCGAAATACACAGCAGGAGCACGCGAGGGAAGCAAGGGAATGGAAGAAGGAGCTCACGGGGAAGATGCTACCATAAAGTGAAGAGGGAGTCCG
This window of the Triticum aestivum cultivar Chinese Spring chromosome 5D, IWGSC CS RefSeq v2.1, whole genome shotgun sequence genome carries:
- the LOC123120635 gene encoding uncharacterized protein gives rise to the protein MMKAYDWVEWSYLEAIMLKLGFTQRWMEIVMGMVTTVKFSVMFNGSKLQQFTPSRGIWQGDPISTYLFLLAAEGLPCLLKSKVESSNLGGLQVAPLAPPVNHLLFANDSLLFFKANAMGADEINQLLEHYCQATGQRVNYSKSSIFFSKGVPRNVRAEIKELLHVPNETLNEKYLGMPSDVGSSRNGAFKFLKYRLWSKIQGWIEKSLSTVGKERQPRREGERAAVNHFVSSSWGLREIFHRVTSSHGGDRGARLILIAPVISGLVVQLPQHCVLTMEEPESKKQINEECIINRLPGDLIERIFFRLPVSTLLTCRGVCKQWQNFIRDPQFAASHLQLAPSYALLFFPQGLVSGVLYPSDAILIDEAWSPSTCAVPVIGPDDFLFGSCNGLLGSYTKTSTIKIANLATGECLHLEKPSKNVKGDHYCFYSFGFHPVTKEYKITHFLGDCVNGRPHNKDRFNIIQVYTLGDEKWKDIRTPEPLSLISVRNSGVVNVDGKMYWLTEDMLVSWQHAVISFDLSEESFATIQLPAEREDQDRYGPRKFWIREMHGKICILTAQPSRYDPRALLGELQIWTLENTVEQQRWSKKYNIKNPPNYIPGPHSVHRDRIMTQLYNSVCSYELFSENFEIDLSKKLKLFDSKPRWMYNMQSYIVVKSLVSLDVYKKAGIVRRPKQQVGWELKKWKAWEDKRREAEDIRYRVHKHEHALFGNAEKMGKMYQSLQDKPHDVAERLRAELNQVLQDMPHNPSQPKSPRRLNWVEQKQDYEKLMARSVKLKERAQVMKQAHDNILSIIASFKSDKGKSAAGASSSSSIARVDEKKEEENI